The Sphingobacteriales bacterium nucleotide sequence ACTTAGGCTTGATTAAAGCAGCACAAAGATTTGATGAGACAAGAGGTTTTAAATTTATCTCATATGCAGTTTGGTGGATTCGTCAATCTATCTTACAAGCATTGGCTGAACAATCTAGAATTGTAAGATTACCATTAAACAAAGTTGGTTCATTAAATAAAATCAACAAAGCATTCTCAAACTTAGAACAAGAGTTTGAAAGAGAACCATCTGCAGAAGAATTGGCAGAAATGCTTGAAATTACCAGAGAAGAAGTAGAAACAACTTTAGGTGTTGCTGCAAGACACGTTTCTGTTGATGCACCATTCCAAGAAGGTGAAGAAAATTCATTATTAGATGTATTGGAAAATACTAGTGCACCCAGCACAGACTATGGCGTTGAATACACAGACTCACTAAGAAAAGAAATAGAACGTTCTTTAAATACATTAACAGACAGACAAAAAGATGTATTGCTTTACTATTTTGGAATAGGTATAGAACATCCACTTTCATTAGAAGATATAGGCGACAAATTTGGTTTAACAAGAGAAAGAGTTAGACAAATAAAAGACAAAGCCATCAACAAATTAAGAGCTACCTCAAGAAGTAAATTATTGAAAAATTATTTAGGTGGATAATTAGTTTTAACAATTCAGAACAATTTAATTAAATAAATTACATACTTAACTTATTATGAGCAATTGGAAACAAAATGAAATGCAAGCAATTGAATTGATTAACATTGCTGGCAAACTTTGGTTAGAAAAAAATATTGAACTAACAATTTTTAGAAGAAACATTGCAGATGCAAGGTTTACTGAAATATTAAACAACAAAGAGTTTACCAATAAATATCTAAATACCAATATAACTATTGAAGATTTCTTAAATATATCAAAAGTTATTGAACAATTAGATTTGGCTCCAACAAGAATAGATTTATCTACTTTAGGTGGACAGTGGTTAGCAGAAAAAGCTAGCTTTAACAATTCATATGAAGATTTTGTTGCCAGCAAATTAGCTAACTACATAGGTAAAGATAAACGTGTTATAGAACCAAAAGACGTAGTATTATTCGGTTTTGGTAGAATAGGAAGATTAGTAGCTAGAGAATTAATTCAACAACATGGAAAAGGAGAGCAGTTGAGACTTAGAGCAATTGTTACTCGTGGAAACTCAGATGATGAAATAAAAAAACGCTCATCACTTCTTAGAAAAGATTCAGTACATGGAAAATTTAGAGGTGTTATTACTGAAGACTATCAAAATAAAACACTTATTGCAAATGGCAATGTAATACATATGATTGCAGCAGACAATCCAGCTGAAATTGACTATACAAAATATGGCATTCAAAATGCTTTATTAATTGACAACTCTGGTATTTGGCGTGATGAAGAAAAACTAAGCAACCACTTAAAAGCAAATGGTATTGATAAAGTATTATTAACAGCTCCAGGAAAAGGTAGCTTACCAAATATAGTATATGGTGTTAATCACTTAAGCTACAAACAAGATGACTTTAAAATTTTTACAGCAGCATCTTGTACAACCAATGCAATATCTCCAATTATTAAAGTAATAAAAGATAAATATGGTATAGAAAGTGGACACGTTGAAACTGTACACTCATACACAAACGACCAGAACTTACTAGATAATTACCATAAAAAATATAGAAGAGGTCGTTCTGCACCAATGAATATGGTTATCACAGAAACAGGAGCAGCAAGTGCAATTACTAAAGTAATTCCAGAAATGGCGGGCAAGTTTACAGGAAATGCAGTACGTGTACCAACTCCAGATGTTTCATTAGCAATTCTAAATTTAAATTTAGCTTCTGAGGCAAACTCTATAGAAGAAGTAAATAATATTCTAAAAGAAGCTGGAACACATGGTGAATTAGTTGAGCAAATAGACTTTTCTACATCACAAGAATTAGTATCAACTGACTGTATTGGCAATTCGCATGCATCAATAGTAGATTCAAATGCTACATTATTAGCACCAAGCAACAAATCTATAGTATTATATGTATGGTATGATAATGAATATGGTTATACTAGACAAGTTGTAAGATTAGCAAAATACATAGGTAAAGTTCAAAGGTTGACTTACTACTAAAAAATAAATTTCTCAGAAAATGTTTAAAAGGAGTGTATTAATTAACACTCCTTTTCATTTTTTAACACTTTTACATGTTAAAATTTAATAATATTTTATAAATTGCAATTACAAATTGTTTTTTATGAAAAATTTAATCGTACTTATTTTGTTAAGTTTTTTCTTAACAAACCAATACACAACGAATGCACAAGAACCAGTAACTAAAAAAATCGTACTCTGTGAATCTTATTCAAGTTCTGGTGTTCCATCTGGAATAAATGCAAATTGGGAAATTAGTTCCACTGGTGGCTATGTTTATATCTTATATACCAATGGCTCATCATCAATAAAAACGAATAATACACTGTGGTTATATATTGATAAGTATTATGAAGACACAAAAAAATATGGTGCATATGCAACTGAAAAATTTACAGTAAAGTCAGGCGATAAATTTTCTGTCTATGATTATAAATTTACAGAGGCTGGAGATTACAAAATAATGGCATACCAAGATGGAAAAACTTTAGCAACTACCTATACAAA carries:
- a CDS encoding RNA polymerase sigma factor RpoD/SigA; its protein translation is MRQLKITKSITNRESQSLEKYLQEIGKVELLTPEEEVDLAQRIKAGDQIALEKLTKANLRFVVSVAKQYQNQGLTLSDLINEGNLGLIKAAQRFDETRGFKFISYAVWWIRQSILQALAEQSRIVRLPLNKVGSLNKINKAFSNLEQEFEREPSAEELAEMLEITREEVETTLGVAARHVSVDAPFQEGEENSLLDVLENTSAPSTDYGVEYTDSLRKEIERSLNTLTDRQKDVLLYYFGIGIEHPLSLEDIGDKFGLTRERVRQIKDKAINKLRATSRSKLLKNYLGG
- a CDS encoding glyceraldehyde-3-phosphate dehydrogenase, with translation MSNWKQNEMQAIELINIAGKLWLEKNIELTIFRRNIADARFTEILNNKEFTNKYLNTNITIEDFLNISKVIEQLDLAPTRIDLSTLGGQWLAEKASFNNSYEDFVASKLANYIGKDKRVIEPKDVVLFGFGRIGRLVARELIQQHGKGEQLRLRAIVTRGNSDDEIKKRSSLLRKDSVHGKFRGVITEDYQNKTLIANGNVIHMIAADNPAEIDYTKYGIQNALLIDNSGIWRDEEKLSNHLKANGIDKVLLTAPGKGSLPNIVYGVNHLSYKQDDFKIFTAASCTTNAISPIIKVIKDKYGIESGHVETVHSYTNDQNLLDNYHKKYRRGRSAPMNMVITETGAASAITKVIPEMAGKFTGNAVRVPTPDVSLAILNLNLASEANSIEEVNNILKEAGTHGELVEQIDFSTSQELVSTDCIGNSHASIVDSNATLLAPSNKSIVLYVWYDNEYGYTRQVVRLAKYIGKVQRLTYY